One window of Chloroflexota bacterium genomic DNA carries:
- the udk gene encoding uridine kinase, producing MTSQESAPRRPITIGVAGGTGSGKTTIAHAILKRVGWHRIAYLQHDAYYHDASNLPPEERAKLNFDHPDALDNALLAQHIRDLQAGRPVEVPIYDFTTHTRKPETRRVNPEPVILVEGILIFAEPMLRDLMDIKIFVDTDSDLRFIRRLQRDIRERGRTVESVIEQYLSTVRPMHLEFVEPSKRYADIIIPEGGFNEVALDMVVARIRALLGMTAEDV from the coding sequence ATGACCTCGCAAGAGAGCGCTCCCAGGCGTCCGATCACCATTGGCGTGGCCGGGGGGACCGGCTCCGGCAAGACGACCATCGCCCACGCGATCCTGAAGCGGGTGGGGTGGCATCGCATCGCCTACCTGCAACACGACGCGTACTATCACGACGCCAGCAACCTGCCGCCGGAGGAGCGCGCCAAGCTCAACTTCGACCACCCCGACGCGCTGGACAATGCCCTGCTCGCACAACACATTCGAGACCTCCAGGCCGGACGCCCGGTGGAGGTCCCCATCTACGACTTCACCACCCACACCCGCAAACCCGAGACCCGCCGCGTGAACCCGGAGCCGGTGATCCTGGTGGAGGGCATCCTGATCTTCGCGGAGCCTATGCTGCGCGACCTGATGGACATTAAGATCTTCGTAGACACCGACTCCGATCTGCGCTTCATCCGCCGGCTGCAGCGGGATATCCGAGAGCGGGGCCGGACGGTCGAGTCGGTGATCGAGCAATACCTGAGCACGGTCCGCCCCATGCATCTGGAGTTCGTCGAGCCCTCCAAACGCTACGCGGATATCATCATCCCGGAAGGCGGGTTCAACGAGGTGGCGCTCGACATGGTGGTCGCTCGGATCCGGGCGCTGCTGGGGATGACGGCCGAGGACGTGTGA
- a CDS encoding glycosyltransferase family 4 protein, whose amino-acid sequence MHIVIDARTVTPHFPGIGRYVSNLLRALPPIMAPGEQLTLLTLSDVPTAHERAVRVRGGPFSLRQQWEVPRALSRLRADVYHSTYFLMPYRPGVPTVLTVYDLIPILYPEAVSRRARWLFPHLLRLALRAAHRVIAISTATKKDLCRVTGVPESRIDVIPLAPDPRFVPQPGPMIAHLRERLGLPPRYALYVGSNKPHKNLVRLIEAWGLVSKTPEAAGWALVIAGVWDPRYPEARQRARTLGLQDQVRFLGPVDEADLPALYGGAELFVFPSLYEGFGLPVLEAMACGAPVVCSDRASLPEVAGDAALLVDPTDAEALAGAITRLLTDEGLRQEMRRRALARAAEFSWERTACMTLAVYRAMAS is encoded by the coding sequence ATGCACATCGTGATTGACGCTCGTACGGTCACGCCTCACTTCCCCGGGATCGGGCGCTACGTCTCGAACCTGCTGCGCGCTCTGCCCCCGATCATGGCCCCAGGAGAGCAGCTCACCCTGCTTACCCTGAGCGATGTCCCCACCGCCCACGAAAGGGCCGTCCGAGTTCGGGGAGGGCCGTTCTCCCTGCGCCAGCAATGGGAGGTGCCCCGCGCGCTGAGTCGGCTCCGGGCGGACGTCTATCACAGCACGTACTTCCTGATGCCCTACCGCCCGGGCGTCCCCACCGTGCTCACCGTATACGACCTGATCCCGATCCTCTACCCGGAGGCCGTGTCCAGACGCGCCCGGTGGTTGTTCCCCCACCTGCTCCGGCTGGCACTACGCGCCGCCCACCGGGTGATCGCCATCTCCACGGCGACGAAGAAAGATTTATGTCGAGTTACGGGAGTCCCCGAGAGCAGGATTGACGTGATCCCGCTGGCGCCGGATCCCCGATTCGTCCCCCAACCCGGGCCGATGATCGCCCACCTGCGAGAGCGGCTGGGGCTTCCCCCTCGATATGCGCTCTACGTGGGCAGCAACAAGCCCCATAAGAACCTGGTGCGCCTGATCGAGGCGTGGGGGCTGGTCTCGAAGACGCCGGAGGCGGCCGGGTGGGCGCTGGTCATCGCCGGGGTTTGGGATCCCCGCTACCCGGAGGCCCGCCAGCGCGCCCGGACGCTCGGGTTGCAGGACCAGGTGCGGTTCCTGGGACCCGTGGACGAGGCCGATTTGCCAGCCCTGTACGGGGGCGCCGAGCTCTTCGTCTTCCCATCGTTGTACGAGGGGTTCGGGTTACCGGTATTGGAGGCGATGGCGTGCGGCGCGCCGGTCGTCTGCTCAGATCGCGCCAGTTTGCCCGAGGTGGCCGGGGACGCCGCCCTGTTGGTGGATCCCACGGACGCGGAAGCGCTGGCCGGGGCGATCACAAGGCTGCTGACCGATGAGGGCCTGCGCCAGGAGATGCGCCGACGGGCGTTGGCGCGCGCGGCCGAATTCTCCTGGGAGCGAACGGCCTGCATGACGCTCGC
- a CDS encoding glycosyltransferase family 39 protein translates to MNVMRGRQAISLAILLLAFALWCGRLNRPSFWIDEQIAAEIAGEPDVKSVWQSVARRERRPPGYHLLLFAWRHAAGDTDFALRYPSAAAGVLALAVTMRLARRWMGRRAALGCGILTAGSAFLALYVPMARYYSLVWLLAASSWLTLERWLAGRRAWWAYAATTLALMYTDPAIIPVLIGQGIRLYARRRGQRRAWALTVLALGLATFPWWHLLRRQASRDLLRADLSGTITGILLRLSTPWYVWTVGEATLPWQGIAWLGLLAGGLLILAAIRQPRPRAALALGVLVPLGFTIGLTEIVAPDITFLNTASRALYAAPALYLVWGAGLMRVRRPFRLTLAAALVATNLVGLIHLWTGRDLLNPIYAVPSREIAAQVAESAHPGDLFLADRDTVVQRYWPATHPVPLIASRSPQALRALRTRPSHVWLLTLNRDRTRPLAPREAIQQLERSYRRVAEWKYVPLDPTYRKVKARVLRRPAYTHKAVLSLYEAPDAHRD, encoded by the coding sequence GTGAACGTGATGCGGGGGCGGCAGGCCATCTCGCTGGCGATCCTGCTCCTCGCTTTCGCTCTGTGGTGCGGGCGTCTGAACCGCCCCTCGTTCTGGATCGACGAGCAGATCGCGGCGGAGATCGCCGGCGAGCCTGATGTGAAAAGCGTGTGGCAGAGCGTGGCACGCCGGGAACGCCGTCCCCCGGGCTATCACCTGCTGCTCTTCGCCTGGCGCCACGCCGCCGGAGACACCGATTTCGCCCTGCGCTATCCCTCGGCCGCGGCCGGCGTGCTGGCCCTGGCCGTGACCATGCGACTGGCACGGCGCTGGATGGGACGGCGGGCGGCTCTCGGATGTGGGATCCTGACCGCCGGATCCGCCTTCCTGGCCCTATACGTGCCCATGGCCCGCTACTACAGCCTGGTATGGCTGCTGGCCGCGAGCTCTTGGCTCACCCTCGAGCGCTGGCTGGCCGGAAGACGGGCCTGGTGGGCATATGCGGCGACCACCCTGGCGCTGATGTACACCGACCCCGCCATTATCCCGGTCCTGATCGGGCAGGGAATCCGTCTGTACGCCAGGAGGCGAGGGCAGCGGCGAGCGTGGGCGCTTACCGTGCTGGCGCTGGGGCTGGCCACGTTCCCCTGGTGGCACCTCCTCCGCCGCCAGGCGAGCCGTGATCTGCTCCGAGCCGATCTGTCCGGCACGATCACGGGCATCCTGCTGCGCCTGAGCACCCCCTGGTACGTGTGGACGGTCGGCGAGGCCACGCTCCCCTGGCAGGGGATCGCCTGGCTGGGCCTGTTGGCAGGTGGCCTGCTCATTCTGGCGGCCATCAGGCAGCCGCGTCCCCGCGCCGCGCTGGCGCTGGGAGTGCTCGTGCCCCTGGGATTCACCATCGGCCTGACCGAGATCGTAGCTCCCGACATCACCTTCCTCAACACGGCCAGCCGGGCCTTGTACGCCGCGCCCGCCCTCTACCTCGTATGGGGAGCAGGGCTCATGCGGGTTCGCCGTCCTTTCCGGCTGACGCTGGCGGCCGCCCTGGTCGCGACGAACCTGGTCGGCCTGATCCACCTGTGGACGGGGCGAGATCTCCTGAATCCCATCTACGCCGTTCCCTCGCGGGAGATCGCCGCCCAGGTGGCCGAGAGCGCGCACCCCGGCGACCTGTTCCTGGCGGATCGAGACACCGTCGTGCAGCGCTACTGGCCTGCGACTCATCCCGTCCCCCTGATCGCCAGCCGCTCCCCCCAGGCGCTGAGGGCGCTTCGCACACGTCCCTCCCATGTCTGGCTGCTCACGCTCAACCGGGACCGAACCCGTCCCCTGGCGCCCAGGGAGGCGATCCAACAGCTGGAACGGAGCTACCGGCGCGTCGCTGAATGGAAATATGTCCCCCTGGATCCGACCTATCGAAAGGTGAAGGCTCGAGTGCTTAGACGTCCGGCCTACACGCACAAGGCCGTTCTCTCCCTATACGAGGCTCCCGATGCACATCGTGATTGA